The Jaculus jaculus isolate mJacJac1 chromosome 14, mJacJac1.mat.Y.cur, whole genome shotgun sequence nucleotide sequence CTGGGAAACATGCCGACATTGCAACACTGGCATTGACCAGCCACCTAGTGGTTACACCAGAGAAAAAGTAACATACAACTAAGATGGCAGAGATCATATATAAGAACACAAAGCTGCTCACCAGGGCAAGGATGCTCTGGGTGGCCCTGGCCTCAGATGATGACCGAGGAGACAGGGAGCTGTGAATGTGTTGGACCATCTTCTTGTGCTTTGTGAGCATAAGGACCATGGAGCAACTGGCCCACGTCATGATTCCCAAACACACGACATCAGTGGAGGCAAATAAGATTGCATAGAATGTCATTGTTAGACTGTCAGTATGTACAATCACACAGTAAACAACATCTCTAAATCCTGTACTATTTTTTATCCGCAAGTCGTCTGTCACAATTGTGGGAATACCAGCATTTATCAGCAGTTGCAGGGCCCAGCACAGACCCAAGGAGGAACCAATGGCCTTGGGGGCTCTGAACTTGAGTTGTCCCCACTTGGAATTGCTGGGGATGATTGTGATGACCTGAAAGACACTCAAGAGTGATGTGGAACCAAGGGATACTCCTCTGGCCACTCTGTGGAAATAAAAGATGAGTTTGCACAGAATATCATCTAGAAAATAACTCATACCAAAGGCAGCCATTGTTTGGGGGATTCCTTTAAAGAGAAGAACCATGAAGTTGGCCCAGGTCAGGTGCTGGACAATCAGATCTGTGGGCTTTACCCGTTTCCCAGAGAAGTCAGCGAGAACAAAGTATCCAAGGCAGgtgcagttccccaggactcccaGTGTTGTCTGTGACAGGAACATGATCCCCACGGtcaggtttatgggggacatctgtcAACTTCCCGGAGTGTCTCTCAGCATCAGAGGCACAGGACTCTCCCTTGGCAATCCGGAGTACTTCCTTTATGACATGTAACATACTCCATCCACCTGTATGCATAACTTCCATTAATCAGTGGTAATAAATTTACCTTTTCTCATAAGCTTCTcagtttttcttggtttttaagATGTAGATAGATATTATTCATGTTATTTCCATGAAACATAAACCATATATCGTTCATGGTATGTGTCCAGGGTTTTTCATCATGCTTTACAAATAATATCTGACTTAAATTTAACAATACCTTGTCCAAAGTTTCAAATTGAGAGATTTAGGATGAGTGTTATTATGAGTCAGGTATTTTAGAGCCATCATAGTAAGACAGTGCCGATTTTCAGGAATTCAAATGTCTGCAACAAATGAAATAACAACCCTCGGAATATAGGAAAGAGGTATTGTTTTCTTGTAAATACTAATTATTTCAATTTATGTACTTTCCGGTTTATGAATTAttccttatgtatttttttaaacaaactccttcagcatactttttttttttttttaggtaggatttcactctctacttttttaaaaaaattatttatttatttattttgagagtgaaagaaagacggagagaaataggtagatagatagagaatgggtgcatcagggcctccaaccactgcaaatgaacccagacgcgtgcaccccctgtgcatctagctgggacctggggagtcaagcctcgaaacggagtccttaggctacacaggcaagcgcttaacaactaagccatctctccagcccatcactctctactttttttaacgtggggtctcactgtagctcaggctgacctggaactcactttgtgcttgcaggctggccttgaacctgcagcaatcct carries:
- the LOC101613698 gene encoding vomeronasal type-1 receptor 4-like, whose protein sequence is MSPINLTVGIMFLSQTTLGVLGNCTCLGYFVLADFSGKRVKPTDLIVQHLTWANFMVLLFKGIPQTMAAFGMSYFLDDILCKLIFYFHRVARGVSLGSTSLLSVFQVITIIPSNSKWGQLKFRAPKAIGSSLGLCWALQLLINAGIPTIVTDDLRIKNSTGFRDVVYCVIVHTDSLTMTFYAILFASTDVVCLGIMTWASCSMVLMLTKHKKMVQHIHSSLSPRSSSEARATQSILALVSSFVFLYMISAILVVCYFFSGVTTRWLVNASVAMSACFPAFCPFLLLSQYTKVSNFCCTCSFETTHGQRILAEL